The Lycium ferocissimum isolate CSIRO_LF1 chromosome 10, AGI_CSIRO_Lferr_CH_V1, whole genome shotgun sequence genome window below encodes:
- the LOC132033362 gene encoding phosphatidate phosphatase PAH2-like isoform X4: protein MNTVGRIGSYIGRGVSSVSGPFHPFGGAVDIIVVEQPDGSFKCSPWYVRFGKFQGVLKAREKVVTITVNGVEANFHMYLDSRGRAFFIKEIDIEDGDILSSSSSSGEDTDGKTSSNRPTKSCGEDVLVRSDPRGPGILGRVFGRKSMKNNAGIIRADSLERAEMAADLLEMRWSTNLTPRRYSRDYAVPVSPQDASKGVKEDDLQINDKKSDISSPAHDDMLDNLDFREPSREKDDGSRLSEKSVKRTGKHVLFSPSENATRVSDVVQGVEDSRREESLRISGDSGELGVVDADHDARGCTSISEVASPNLKIVDSLEIEKHDSFTVSRLPDEESGTAAVQSFFYCETEEKSTAVLDVSTEEFTQNLCASRDLEARMHAQTVLSLNDVMSEENSQPEEDLLFEKDPLNGFKVITNNTYPNSITNILVSESGSLNSSAAEADYGCILPIPCSSTSTYEDQYQKTSIKDKVTSKLGASSQALGNPNESSDSLIRRLTVSSSESLEEEQLLFGDIDDCCDSVARYTESTSSDYKEKEDYRVPNYESGPTLDKSIQSDQPIVADGRKLKTVSSNVDIPASLVVQDNRIVRMGRSLPNMWSHDSDFLSNPEGLHSSTVLQTTEVAGVAEEGKNISVTPENERDPKSINSSGRRSWRSWSLSFKRSRSRGNSGLSMDEDVNSDAKSISNNTGGDAEKDVPKPKISKKKIMLTTPTSEQLATLNLKEGKNTVVFTFSTAVLGKQQVDARIYLWRWDSKVVISDVDGTITRSDVLGQFMPMVGMDWSQIGVAHLFSAIKESGYHLLFLSARAISQAYLTRQFLFNLMQNGEGLPEGPVLTSPDGIFPSLFREVVRRAPHEFKIACLEEDFNAVNFWRLPPPYID from the exons atgaatactGTGGGGAGGATAGGTAGCTACATTGGGAGAGGGGTAAGTAGTGTTTCGGGGCCTTTCCATCCATTTGGCGGTGCTGTAGATATCATAGTAGTGGAGCAACCAGATGGTAGTTTCAAATGTTCTCCTTGGTATGTTCGATTCGGGAAGTTCCAGGGGGTTCTGAAGGCGAGAGAAAAGGTGGTTACTATAACTGTCAATGGCGTCGAAGCCAATTTTCATATGTATTTAGATAGTAGGGGACGAGCTTTCTTTATAAAGGAGATAGATATAGAAGATGGAGatattttgtcttcttcttcatcctcAGGTGAGGATACTGATGGGAAAACCAGTAGTAATCGGCCAACAAAGAGTTGTGGTGAGGATGTCTTGGTAAGGTCCGATCCCCGAGGACCTGGGATTTTAGGCAGGGTTTTTGGGAGGAAGTCGATGAAAAATAATGCCGGCATTATCAGGGCAGACTCGTTGGAGCGTGCTGAAATGGCAGCTGATCTGTTAGAAATGAGGTGGTCTACTAATCTTACCCCCAGGAGGTACAGTAGAGATTATGCCGTACCTGTTTCTCCCCAAGATGCATCAAAGGGTGTTAAAGAGGATGACTTGCAAATAAATGACAAAAAAAGTGATATAAGCTCTCCTGCACATGATGACATGTTAGACAATCTTGATTTCCGTGAACCTTCTCGTGAGAAGGATGATGGTTCTCGTCTGAGCGAGAAGTCTGTCAAGAGAACTGGTAAACATGTGTTATTTTCACCATCTGAGAATGCAACAAGAGTGTCCGATGTTGTCCAAGGTGTTGAAGATTCTCGTCGTGAAGAAAGCTTAAGAATTTCTGGTGACAGTGGTGAACTAGGCGTAGTTGATGCTGATCATGATGCCAGGGGTTGTACATCTATATCTGAGGTTGCGAGCCCCAATTTAAAAATTGTCGACTCCCTTGAGATTGAGAAGCACGATTCTTTTACAGTTAGCCGTCTTCCCGATGAGGAAAGTGGAACTGCTGCGGTCCAGTCCTTTTTCTATTGTGAAACTGAAGAGAAATCAACAGCGGTGCTAGATGTTTCAACCGAAGAATTTACTCAAAACTTGTGTGCTTCTCGTGATCTAGAAGCTCGTATGCACGCCCAAACGGTGCTCAGTTTGAATGATGTAATGTCTGAGGAAAACTCTCAACCAGAAGAGGACTTATTATTTGAAAAGGATCCTTTAAATGGTTTCAAGGTTATAACCAACAATACTTATCCGAACTCAATCACTAATATTTTGGTCTCCGAGAGCGGTTCGTTGAATAGCTCCGCTGCAGAAGCAGATTATGGGTGCATTTTACCAATCCCTTGTTCCAGTACCTCAACCTATGAAGATCAATATCAGAAGACTAGCATAAAAGATAAAGTAACAAGCAAACTGGGAGCCTCTTCACAGGCTCTTGGTAATCCTAATGAATCTAGTGACAGTTTGATCAGAAGACTTACTGTTTCTTCATCAGAAAGTTTGGAGGAAGAGCAGCTTCTCTTTGGTGATATTGATGATTGTTGCGACAGTGTAGCCAGATACACAGAGTCCACTTCATCAGATtataaggaaaaagaagacTATCGAGTACCAAACTATGAGTCTGGTCCTACTCTAGACAAGTCCATCCAAAGTGATCAGCCAATTGTTGCAGATGGAAGAAAACTCAAAACCGTATCAAGCAATGTTGACATTCCTGCAAGTTTAGTAGTTCAGGACAACAGAATTGTGCGGATGGGCAGATCTTTACCCAACATGTGGTCTCATGATAGTGATTTTCTTTCTAACCCTGAGGGCTTACATTCATCAACTGTACTACAGACAACAGAAGTTGCTGGGGTCGCGGAGGAGGGGAAAAATATTTCAGTCACCCCAGAAAACG AAAGAGATCCCAAATCCATTAATTCCTCGGGTAGGAGGAGCTGGAGATCATGGTCTCTTTCCTTTAAGAGATCAAGAAGCAGGGGAAATTCTGGATTGTCCATGGATGAAGATGTAAATTCTGATGCTAAAAGTATTTCAAATAATACTGGTGGTGACGCAGAAAAAGATGTGCCAAAACCAAAGATttcgaagaagaaaataatgttAACCACTCCAACATCTGAACAGCTGGCTACTTTGAATCTGAAGGAGGGAAAGAATACAGTTGTTTTCACATTCTCGACTGCAGTGCTGGGGAAACAGCAG GTTGATGCTCGCATATATTTGTGGAGATGGGACTCAAAAGTCGTAATATCTGATGTTGACGGAACAATTACTAG ATCTGATGTTCTAGGACAGTTCATGCCTATGGTTGGGATGGATTGGTCACAGATAGGCGTTGCACATCTCTTTTCGGCTATCAAG GAGAGTGGATATCATTTGCTTTTCCTTAGTGCACGTGCTATTTCACAGGCCTATCTTACTAGACAATTCCTGTTTAATCTTATGCAG AATGGAGAGGGATTACCAGAAGGACCAGTTCTTACATCTCCTGATGGAATTTTCCCTTCTCTATTTCGAGAAG TGGTTAGAAGAGCTCCTCATGAATTCAAAATCGCTTGCTTAGAG GAGGATTTTAATGCGGTGAATTTCTGGAGACTTCCACCTCCTTATATTGATTGA
- the LOC132033362 gene encoding phosphatidate phosphatase PAH2-like isoform X3, whose product MNTVGRIGSYIGRGVSSVSGPFHPFGGAVDIIVVEQPDGSFKCSPWYVRFGKFQGVLKAREKVVTITVNGVEANFHMYLDSRGRAFFIKEIDIEDGDILSSSSSSGEDTDGKTSSNRPTKSCGEDVLVRSDPRGPGILGRVFGRKSMKNNAGIIRADSLERAEMAADLLEMRWSTNLTPRRYSRDYAVPVSPQDASKGVKEDDLQINDKKSDISSPAHDDMLDNLDFREPSREKDDGSRLSEKSVKRTGKHVLFSPSENATRVSDVVQGVEDSRREESLRISGDSGELGVVDADHDARGCTSISEVASPNLKIVDSLEIEKHDSFTVSRLPDEESGTAAVQSFFYCETEEKSTAVLDVSTEEFTQNLCASRDLEARMHAQTVLSLNDVMSEENSQPEEDLLFEKDPLNGFKVITNNTYPNSITNILVSESGSLNSSAAEADYGCILPIPCSSTSTYEDQYQKTSIKDKVTSKLGASSQALGNPNESSDSLIRRLTVSSSESLEEEQLLFGDIDDCCDSVARYTESTSSDYKEKEDYRVPNYESGPTLDKSIQSDQPIVADGRKLKTVSSNVDIPASLVVQDNRIVRMGRSLPNMWSHDSDFLSNPEGLHSSTVLQTTEVAGVAEEGKNISVTPENERDPKSINSSGRRSWRSWSLSFKRSRSRGNSGLSMDEDVNSDAKSISNNTGGDAEKDVPKPKISKKKIMLTTPTSEQLATLNLKEGKNTVVFTFSTAVLGKQQVDARIYLWRWDSKVVISDVDGTITRSDVLGQFMPMVGMDWSQIGVAHLFSAIKESGYHLLFLSARAISQAYLTRQFLFNLMQDGKGLPEGPVFTSPDGLFLSLYREVVRKAPQEFKIACLQVSFLINICFCFFLIALLAL is encoded by the exons atgaatactGTGGGGAGGATAGGTAGCTACATTGGGAGAGGGGTAAGTAGTGTTTCGGGGCCTTTCCATCCATTTGGCGGTGCTGTAGATATCATAGTAGTGGAGCAACCAGATGGTAGTTTCAAATGTTCTCCTTGGTATGTTCGATTCGGGAAGTTCCAGGGGGTTCTGAAGGCGAGAGAAAAGGTGGTTACTATAACTGTCAATGGCGTCGAAGCCAATTTTCATATGTATTTAGATAGTAGGGGACGAGCTTTCTTTATAAAGGAGATAGATATAGAAGATGGAGatattttgtcttcttcttcatcctcAGGTGAGGATACTGATGGGAAAACCAGTAGTAATCGGCCAACAAAGAGTTGTGGTGAGGATGTCTTGGTAAGGTCCGATCCCCGAGGACCTGGGATTTTAGGCAGGGTTTTTGGGAGGAAGTCGATGAAAAATAATGCCGGCATTATCAGGGCAGACTCGTTGGAGCGTGCTGAAATGGCAGCTGATCTGTTAGAAATGAGGTGGTCTACTAATCTTACCCCCAGGAGGTACAGTAGAGATTATGCCGTACCTGTTTCTCCCCAAGATGCATCAAAGGGTGTTAAAGAGGATGACTTGCAAATAAATGACAAAAAAAGTGATATAAGCTCTCCTGCACATGATGACATGTTAGACAATCTTGATTTCCGTGAACCTTCTCGTGAGAAGGATGATGGTTCTCGTCTGAGCGAGAAGTCTGTCAAGAGAACTGGTAAACATGTGTTATTTTCACCATCTGAGAATGCAACAAGAGTGTCCGATGTTGTCCAAGGTGTTGAAGATTCTCGTCGTGAAGAAAGCTTAAGAATTTCTGGTGACAGTGGTGAACTAGGCGTAGTTGATGCTGATCATGATGCCAGGGGTTGTACATCTATATCTGAGGTTGCGAGCCCCAATTTAAAAATTGTCGACTCCCTTGAGATTGAGAAGCACGATTCTTTTACAGTTAGCCGTCTTCCCGATGAGGAAAGTGGAACTGCTGCGGTCCAGTCCTTTTTCTATTGTGAAACTGAAGAGAAATCAACAGCGGTGCTAGATGTTTCAACCGAAGAATTTACTCAAAACTTGTGTGCTTCTCGTGATCTAGAAGCTCGTATGCACGCCCAAACGGTGCTCAGTTTGAATGATGTAATGTCTGAGGAAAACTCTCAACCAGAAGAGGACTTATTATTTGAAAAGGATCCTTTAAATGGTTTCAAGGTTATAACCAACAATACTTATCCGAACTCAATCACTAATATTTTGGTCTCCGAGAGCGGTTCGTTGAATAGCTCCGCTGCAGAAGCAGATTATGGGTGCATTTTACCAATCCCTTGTTCCAGTACCTCAACCTATGAAGATCAATATCAGAAGACTAGCATAAAAGATAAAGTAACAAGCAAACTGGGAGCCTCTTCACAGGCTCTTGGTAATCCTAATGAATCTAGTGACAGTTTGATCAGAAGACTTACTGTTTCTTCATCAGAAAGTTTGGAGGAAGAGCAGCTTCTCTTTGGTGATATTGATGATTGTTGCGACAGTGTAGCCAGATACACAGAGTCCACTTCATCAGATtataaggaaaaagaagacTATCGAGTACCAAACTATGAGTCTGGTCCTACTCTAGACAAGTCCATCCAAAGTGATCAGCCAATTGTTGCAGATGGAAGAAAACTCAAAACCGTATCAAGCAATGTTGACATTCCTGCAAGTTTAGTAGTTCAGGACAACAGAATTGTGCGGATGGGCAGATCTTTACCCAACATGTGGTCTCATGATAGTGATTTTCTTTCTAACCCTGAGGGCTTACATTCATCAACTGTACTACAGACAACAGAAGTTGCTGGGGTCGCGGAGGAGGGGAAAAATATTTCAGTCACCCCAGAAAACG AAAGAGATCCCAAATCCATTAATTCCTCGGGTAGGAGGAGCTGGAGATCATGGTCTCTTTCCTTTAAGAGATCAAGAAGCAGGGGAAATTCTGGATTGTCCATGGATGAAGATGTAAATTCTGATGCTAAAAGTATTTCAAATAATACTGGTGGTGACGCAGAAAAAGATGTGCCAAAACCAAAGATttcgaagaagaaaataatgttAACCACTCCAACATCTGAACAGCTGGCTACTTTGAATCTGAAGGAGGGAAAGAATACAGTTGTTTTCACATTCTCGACTGCAGTGCTGGGGAAACAGCAG GTTGATGCTCGCATATATTTGTGGAGATGGGACTCAAAAGTCGTAATATCTGATGTTGACGGAACAATTACTAG ATCTGATGTTCTAGGACAGTTCATGCCTATGGTTGGGATGGATTGGTCACAGATAGGCGTTGCACATCTCTTTTCGGCTATCAAG GAGAGTGGATATCATTTGCTTTTCCTTAGTGCACGTGCTATTTCACAGGCCTATCTTACTAGACAATTCCTGTTTAATCTTATGCAG GATGGGAAGGGATTACCAGAAGGACCAGTTTTCACATCTCCAGATGGGCTTTTTCTTTCTCTATATAGAGAAG TCGTTAGAAAAGCTCCTCAGGAATTCAAAATTGCTTGCTTACAGGTCAGTTTCTTGATTAatatttgcttttgttttttcctGATAGCACTTTTAGCATTGTAA
- the LOC132033362 gene encoding phosphatidate phosphatase PAH2-like isoform X2, with amino-acid sequence MNTVGRIGSYIGRGVSSVSGPFHPFGGAVDIIVVEQPDGSFKCSPWYVRFGKFQGVLKAREKVVTITVNGVEANFHMYLDSRGRAFFIKEIDIEDGDILSSSSSSGEDTDGKTSSNRPTKSCGEDVLVRSDPRGPGILGRVFGRKSMKNNAGIIRADSLERAEMAADLLEMRWSTNLTPRRYSRDYAVPVSPQDASKGVKEDDLQINDKKSDISSPAHDDMLDNLDFREPSREKDDGSRLSEKSVKRTGKHVLFSPSENATRVSDVVQGVEDSRREESLRISGDSGELGVVDADHDARGCTSISEVASPNLKIVDSLEIEKHDSFTVSRLPDEESGTAAVQSFFYCETEEKSTAVLDVSTEEFTQNLCASRDLEARMHAQTVLSLNDVMSEENSQPEEDLLFEKDPLNGFKVITNNTYPNSITNILVSESGSLNSSAAEADYGCILPIPCSSTSTYEDQYQKTSIKDKVTSKLGASSQALGNPNESSDSLIRRLTVSSSESLEEEQLLFGDIDDCCDSVARYTESTSSDYKEKEDYRVPNYESGPTLDKSIQSDQPIVADGRKLKTVSSNVDIPASLVVQDNRIVRMGRSLPNMWSHDSDFLSNPEGLHSSTVLQTTEVAGVAEEGKNISVTPENERDPKSINSSGRRSWRSWSLSFKRSRSRGNSGLSMDEDVNSDAKSISNNTGGDAEKDVPKPKISKKKIMLTTPTSEQLATLNLKEGKNTVVFTFSTAVLGKQQVDARIYLWRWDSKVVISDVDGTITRSDVLGQFMPMVGMDWSQIGVAHLFSAIKESGYHLLFLSARAISQAYLTRQFLFNLMQDGKGLPEGPVFTSPDGLFLSLYREVVRKAPQEFKIACLQDIKALFPSDRNPFYAGFGNRDTDELCYLKVQIPEGKIFTINSKGQIVLNRHIDTKSYACLHGRINDMFPPTSPLSSLQR; translated from the exons atgaatactGTGGGGAGGATAGGTAGCTACATTGGGAGAGGGGTAAGTAGTGTTTCGGGGCCTTTCCATCCATTTGGCGGTGCTGTAGATATCATAGTAGTGGAGCAACCAGATGGTAGTTTCAAATGTTCTCCTTGGTATGTTCGATTCGGGAAGTTCCAGGGGGTTCTGAAGGCGAGAGAAAAGGTGGTTACTATAACTGTCAATGGCGTCGAAGCCAATTTTCATATGTATTTAGATAGTAGGGGACGAGCTTTCTTTATAAAGGAGATAGATATAGAAGATGGAGatattttgtcttcttcttcatcctcAGGTGAGGATACTGATGGGAAAACCAGTAGTAATCGGCCAACAAAGAGTTGTGGTGAGGATGTCTTGGTAAGGTCCGATCCCCGAGGACCTGGGATTTTAGGCAGGGTTTTTGGGAGGAAGTCGATGAAAAATAATGCCGGCATTATCAGGGCAGACTCGTTGGAGCGTGCTGAAATGGCAGCTGATCTGTTAGAAATGAGGTGGTCTACTAATCTTACCCCCAGGAGGTACAGTAGAGATTATGCCGTACCTGTTTCTCCCCAAGATGCATCAAAGGGTGTTAAAGAGGATGACTTGCAAATAAATGACAAAAAAAGTGATATAAGCTCTCCTGCACATGATGACATGTTAGACAATCTTGATTTCCGTGAACCTTCTCGTGAGAAGGATGATGGTTCTCGTCTGAGCGAGAAGTCTGTCAAGAGAACTGGTAAACATGTGTTATTTTCACCATCTGAGAATGCAACAAGAGTGTCCGATGTTGTCCAAGGTGTTGAAGATTCTCGTCGTGAAGAAAGCTTAAGAATTTCTGGTGACAGTGGTGAACTAGGCGTAGTTGATGCTGATCATGATGCCAGGGGTTGTACATCTATATCTGAGGTTGCGAGCCCCAATTTAAAAATTGTCGACTCCCTTGAGATTGAGAAGCACGATTCTTTTACAGTTAGCCGTCTTCCCGATGAGGAAAGTGGAACTGCTGCGGTCCAGTCCTTTTTCTATTGTGAAACTGAAGAGAAATCAACAGCGGTGCTAGATGTTTCAACCGAAGAATTTACTCAAAACTTGTGTGCTTCTCGTGATCTAGAAGCTCGTATGCACGCCCAAACGGTGCTCAGTTTGAATGATGTAATGTCTGAGGAAAACTCTCAACCAGAAGAGGACTTATTATTTGAAAAGGATCCTTTAAATGGTTTCAAGGTTATAACCAACAATACTTATCCGAACTCAATCACTAATATTTTGGTCTCCGAGAGCGGTTCGTTGAATAGCTCCGCTGCAGAAGCAGATTATGGGTGCATTTTACCAATCCCTTGTTCCAGTACCTCAACCTATGAAGATCAATATCAGAAGACTAGCATAAAAGATAAAGTAACAAGCAAACTGGGAGCCTCTTCACAGGCTCTTGGTAATCCTAATGAATCTAGTGACAGTTTGATCAGAAGACTTACTGTTTCTTCATCAGAAAGTTTGGAGGAAGAGCAGCTTCTCTTTGGTGATATTGATGATTGTTGCGACAGTGTAGCCAGATACACAGAGTCCACTTCATCAGATtataaggaaaaagaagacTATCGAGTACCAAACTATGAGTCTGGTCCTACTCTAGACAAGTCCATCCAAAGTGATCAGCCAATTGTTGCAGATGGAAGAAAACTCAAAACCGTATCAAGCAATGTTGACATTCCTGCAAGTTTAGTAGTTCAGGACAACAGAATTGTGCGGATGGGCAGATCTTTACCCAACATGTGGTCTCATGATAGTGATTTTCTTTCTAACCCTGAGGGCTTACATTCATCAACTGTACTACAGACAACAGAAGTTGCTGGGGTCGCGGAGGAGGGGAAAAATATTTCAGTCACCCCAGAAAACG AAAGAGATCCCAAATCCATTAATTCCTCGGGTAGGAGGAGCTGGAGATCATGGTCTCTTTCCTTTAAGAGATCAAGAAGCAGGGGAAATTCTGGATTGTCCATGGATGAAGATGTAAATTCTGATGCTAAAAGTATTTCAAATAATACTGGTGGTGACGCAGAAAAAGATGTGCCAAAACCAAAGATttcgaagaagaaaataatgttAACCACTCCAACATCTGAACAGCTGGCTACTTTGAATCTGAAGGAGGGAAAGAATACAGTTGTTTTCACATTCTCGACTGCAGTGCTGGGGAAACAGCAG GTTGATGCTCGCATATATTTGTGGAGATGGGACTCAAAAGTCGTAATATCTGATGTTGACGGAACAATTACTAG ATCTGATGTTCTAGGACAGTTCATGCCTATGGTTGGGATGGATTGGTCACAGATAGGCGTTGCACATCTCTTTTCGGCTATCAAG GAGAGTGGATATCATTTGCTTTTCCTTAGTGCACGTGCTATTTCACAGGCCTATCTTACTAGACAATTCCTGTTTAATCTTATGCAG GATGGGAAGGGATTACCAGAAGGACCAGTTTTCACATCTCCAGATGGGCTTTTTCTTTCTCTATATAGAGAAG TCGTTAGAAAAGCTCCTCAGGAATTCAAAATTGCTTGCTTACAG GACATCAAGGCATTGTTCCCTTCTGATAGGAATCCCTTTTATGCTGGATTTGGAAACAGAGACACTGATGAGCTCTGCTACCTCAAGGTTCAAATACCTGAAGGAAAAATCTTCACCATCAATTCAAAG GGTCAAATTGTTCTAAATCGCCACATAGATACAAAATCATACGCCTGTCTTCATGGTCGTATCAATGACATGTTTCCACCCACGTCCCCGTTGAGCAG CTTGCAACGCTGA
- the LOC132033362 gene encoding phosphatidate phosphatase PAH2-like isoform X1, protein MNTVGRIGSYIGRGVSSVSGPFHPFGGAVDIIVVEQPDGSFKCSPWYVRFGKFQGVLKAREKVVTITVNGVEANFHMYLDSRGRAFFIKEIDIEDGDILSSSSSSGEDTDGKTSSNRPTKSCGEDVLVRSDPRGPGILGRVFGRKSMKNNAGIIRADSLERAEMAADLLEMRWSTNLTPRRYSRDYAVPVSPQDASKGVKEDDLQINDKKSDISSPAHDDMLDNLDFREPSREKDDGSRLSEKSVKRTGKHVLFSPSENATRVSDVVQGVEDSRREESLRISGDSGELGVVDADHDARGCTSISEVASPNLKIVDSLEIEKHDSFTVSRLPDEESGTAAVQSFFYCETEEKSTAVLDVSTEEFTQNLCASRDLEARMHAQTVLSLNDVMSEENSQPEEDLLFEKDPLNGFKVITNNTYPNSITNILVSESGSLNSSAAEADYGCILPIPCSSTSTYEDQYQKTSIKDKVTSKLGASSQALGNPNESSDSLIRRLTVSSSESLEEEQLLFGDIDDCCDSVARYTESTSSDYKEKEDYRVPNYESGPTLDKSIQSDQPIVADGRKLKTVSSNVDIPASLVVQDNRIVRMGRSLPNMWSHDSDFLSNPEGLHSSTVLQTTEVAGVAEEGKNISVTPENERDPKSINSSGRRSWRSWSLSFKRSRSRGNSGLSMDEDVNSDAKSISNNTGGDAEKDVPKPKISKKKIMLTTPTSEQLATLNLKEGKNTVVFTFSTAVLGKQQVDARIYLWRWDSKVVISDVDGTITRSDVLGQFMPMVGMDWSQIGVAHLFSAIKESGYHLLFLSARAISQAYLTRQFLFNLMQNGEGLPEGPVLTSPDGIFPSLFREVVRRAPHEFKIACLEDIKGLFPSDRNPFPFYAGFGNRHTDEISYLKVGIPKGKIFTINPKGQIVDNRHIDTKSYTSLHSLVTAMFPATFSCEQEDFNAVNFWRLPPPYID, encoded by the exons atgaatactGTGGGGAGGATAGGTAGCTACATTGGGAGAGGGGTAAGTAGTGTTTCGGGGCCTTTCCATCCATTTGGCGGTGCTGTAGATATCATAGTAGTGGAGCAACCAGATGGTAGTTTCAAATGTTCTCCTTGGTATGTTCGATTCGGGAAGTTCCAGGGGGTTCTGAAGGCGAGAGAAAAGGTGGTTACTATAACTGTCAATGGCGTCGAAGCCAATTTTCATATGTATTTAGATAGTAGGGGACGAGCTTTCTTTATAAAGGAGATAGATATAGAAGATGGAGatattttgtcttcttcttcatcctcAGGTGAGGATACTGATGGGAAAACCAGTAGTAATCGGCCAACAAAGAGTTGTGGTGAGGATGTCTTGGTAAGGTCCGATCCCCGAGGACCTGGGATTTTAGGCAGGGTTTTTGGGAGGAAGTCGATGAAAAATAATGCCGGCATTATCAGGGCAGACTCGTTGGAGCGTGCTGAAATGGCAGCTGATCTGTTAGAAATGAGGTGGTCTACTAATCTTACCCCCAGGAGGTACAGTAGAGATTATGCCGTACCTGTTTCTCCCCAAGATGCATCAAAGGGTGTTAAAGAGGATGACTTGCAAATAAATGACAAAAAAAGTGATATAAGCTCTCCTGCACATGATGACATGTTAGACAATCTTGATTTCCGTGAACCTTCTCGTGAGAAGGATGATGGTTCTCGTCTGAGCGAGAAGTCTGTCAAGAGAACTGGTAAACATGTGTTATTTTCACCATCTGAGAATGCAACAAGAGTGTCCGATGTTGTCCAAGGTGTTGAAGATTCTCGTCGTGAAGAAAGCTTAAGAATTTCTGGTGACAGTGGTGAACTAGGCGTAGTTGATGCTGATCATGATGCCAGGGGTTGTACATCTATATCTGAGGTTGCGAGCCCCAATTTAAAAATTGTCGACTCCCTTGAGATTGAGAAGCACGATTCTTTTACAGTTAGCCGTCTTCCCGATGAGGAAAGTGGAACTGCTGCGGTCCAGTCCTTTTTCTATTGTGAAACTGAAGAGAAATCAACAGCGGTGCTAGATGTTTCAACCGAAGAATTTACTCAAAACTTGTGTGCTTCTCGTGATCTAGAAGCTCGTATGCACGCCCAAACGGTGCTCAGTTTGAATGATGTAATGTCTGAGGAAAACTCTCAACCAGAAGAGGACTTATTATTTGAAAAGGATCCTTTAAATGGTTTCAAGGTTATAACCAACAATACTTATCCGAACTCAATCACTAATATTTTGGTCTCCGAGAGCGGTTCGTTGAATAGCTCCGCTGCAGAAGCAGATTATGGGTGCATTTTACCAATCCCTTGTTCCAGTACCTCAACCTATGAAGATCAATATCAGAAGACTAGCATAAAAGATAAAGTAACAAGCAAACTGGGAGCCTCTTCACAGGCTCTTGGTAATCCTAATGAATCTAGTGACAGTTTGATCAGAAGACTTACTGTTTCTTCATCAGAAAGTTTGGAGGAAGAGCAGCTTCTCTTTGGTGATATTGATGATTGTTGCGACAGTGTAGCCAGATACACAGAGTCCACTTCATCAGATtataaggaaaaagaagacTATCGAGTACCAAACTATGAGTCTGGTCCTACTCTAGACAAGTCCATCCAAAGTGATCAGCCAATTGTTGCAGATGGAAGAAAACTCAAAACCGTATCAAGCAATGTTGACATTCCTGCAAGTTTAGTAGTTCAGGACAACAGAATTGTGCGGATGGGCAGATCTTTACCCAACATGTGGTCTCATGATAGTGATTTTCTTTCTAACCCTGAGGGCTTACATTCATCAACTGTACTACAGACAACAGAAGTTGCTGGGGTCGCGGAGGAGGGGAAAAATATTTCAGTCACCCCAGAAAACG AAAGAGATCCCAAATCCATTAATTCCTCGGGTAGGAGGAGCTGGAGATCATGGTCTCTTTCCTTTAAGAGATCAAGAAGCAGGGGAAATTCTGGATTGTCCATGGATGAAGATGTAAATTCTGATGCTAAAAGTATTTCAAATAATACTGGTGGTGACGCAGAAAAAGATGTGCCAAAACCAAAGATttcgaagaagaaaataatgttAACCACTCCAACATCTGAACAGCTGGCTACTTTGAATCTGAAGGAGGGAAAGAATACAGTTGTTTTCACATTCTCGACTGCAGTGCTGGGGAAACAGCAG GTTGATGCTCGCATATATTTGTGGAGATGGGACTCAAAAGTCGTAATATCTGATGTTGACGGAACAATTACTAG ATCTGATGTTCTAGGACAGTTCATGCCTATGGTTGGGATGGATTGGTCACAGATAGGCGTTGCACATCTCTTTTCGGCTATCAAG GAGAGTGGATATCATTTGCTTTTCCTTAGTGCACGTGCTATTTCACAGGCCTATCTTACTAGACAATTCCTGTTTAATCTTATGCAG AATGGAGAGGGATTACCAGAAGGACCAGTTCTTACATCTCCTGATGGAATTTTCCCTTCTCTATTTCGAGAAG TGGTTAGAAGAGCTCCTCATGAATTCAAAATCGCTTGCTTAGAG GATATAAAAGGATTATTCCCTTCTGATAGGAATCCCTTCCCCTTCTATGCTGGTTTTGGAAACAGACACACGGATGAGATCAGCTACCTCAAGGTTGGAATACCTAAAGGGAAAATCTTTACCATCAATCCAAAG GGTCAAATTGTTGATAATCGCCACATAGATACAAAATCATATACCTCTCTTCATAGTCTTGTCACTGCCATGTTTCCAGCCACTTTCTCATGTGAGCAG GAGGATTTTAATGCGGTGAATTTCTGGAGACTTCCACCTCCTTATATTGATTGA